A single window of Channa argus isolate prfri chromosome 10, Channa argus male v1.0, whole genome shotgun sequence DNA harbors:
- the LOC137134345 gene encoding uncharacterized protein isoform X4, whose product MMILRSCVQRMPPLKKNQAMTISVAQQVKTEPCRTLLANDLDVKRITDNNIKRLQEEESTKIKEQNKKLSAELKSLQLERDLDKISLNASKVAAQAFEQYMEEACSGLQHMDEVIHQKILKLKHLEETVEEYYNMMKELQLTNQELKKQLEEAQDEAIFNALNDRMEKEEGLLSSPLSFAEEMKLLASSLEVETSMSDAIYVRHVETNDQELLKHESFTIDLQKKWCAGILETSLHRAVLFVFCIFIFTVLAFVALVATARNYDFFSLNTLWNIAHLMFQRYCNVHYGALPPV is encoded by the exons ATGATGATATTGCGCAGCTGCGTTCAGAGAATGCcgcccttaaaaaaaaa ccAGGCCATGACCATCAGTGTAGCACAGCAGGTTAAAACCGAGCCTTGTCGGACCCTCCTGGCCAATGACCTCGATGTAAAGAGAATCACTGATAACAACATAAAGAGATTG CAGGAGGAGGAATCCACAAAGATAAAGGAACAAAATAAGAAACTATCTGCAGAG CTGAAGAGCCTTCAGCTAGAAAGAGACTTGGACAAGATCAGCCTAAACGCGTCCAAGGTTGCAGCTCAGGCTTTTGAG CAATACATGGAGGAGGCTTGCTCAGGACTGCAGCATATGGATGAGGTTATTCATCAG aaaattttaaagttaaagcaCTTGGAGGAAACAGTAGAAGAGTATTACAACATGATGAag GAACTTCAGCTTACAAATCAAGAGCTGAAGAAGCAGTTGGAGGAGGCACAGGATGAGGCCATATT CAATGCTCTGAATGACCGAATGgaaaaagaggaaggtttgCTCAGTTCCCCTCTGTCCTTTGCAGAGGAAATGAAGCTGCTGGCCTCCTCACTTGAAGTAGAAACCAGCATGTCAGATGCTATATATGTTAGACAC GTGGAAACGAATGACCAGGAGCTACTGAAACATGAAAGTTTCACAATAGACCTTCAGAAGAAGTG GTGCGCAGGTATCTTGGAGACATCACTTCACAGAGCagttctgtttgtattttgcattttcattttcactgttttggcCTTTGTGGCTTTAGTAGCCACTGCAAGAAACTATGACTTTTTCTCCTTAAATACCTTGTGGAACATTGCACATCTGATGTTTCAGCGTTACTGCAATGTGCACTATGGTGCATTACCTCCCGTTTGA
- the LOC137134345 gene encoding myosin heavy chain, embryonic smooth muscle isoform-like isoform X2: MEITEENMTQREVLEKMTELEYSLHHQRNLNAEMRLWLDIADDDIAQLRSENAALKKKAMTISVAQQVKTEPCRTLLANDLDVKRITDNNIKRLQEEESTKIKEQNKKLSAELKSLQLERDLDKISLNASKVAAQAFEQYMEEACSGLQHMDEVIHQKILKLKHLEETVEEYYNMMKELQLTNQELKKQLEEAQDEAIFNALNDRMEKEEGLLSSPLSFAEEMKLLASSLEVETSMSDAIYVRHVETNDQELLKHESFTIDLQKKWCAGILETSLHRAVLFVFCIFIFTVLAFVALVATARNYDFFSLNTLWNIAHLMFQRYCNVHYGALPPV, encoded by the exons ATGGAGATAACTGAGGAAAACAT GACACAAAGAGAGGTTCTTGAAAAAATGACTGAGCTTGAATACAGCCTGCACCATCAGAGGAATCTGAATGCCGAGATGAGACTCTGGCTGGATATTGCAGATGATGATATTGCGCAGCTGCGTTCAGAGAATGCcgcccttaaaaaaaaa GCCATGACCATCAGTGTAGCACAGCAGGTTAAAACCGAGCCTTGTCGGACCCTCCTGGCCAATGACCTCGATGTAAAGAGAATCACTGATAACAACATAAAGAGATTG CAGGAGGAGGAATCCACAAAGATAAAGGAACAAAATAAGAAACTATCTGCAGAG CTGAAGAGCCTTCAGCTAGAAAGAGACTTGGACAAGATCAGCCTAAACGCGTCCAAGGTTGCAGCTCAGGCTTTTGAG CAATACATGGAGGAGGCTTGCTCAGGACTGCAGCATATGGATGAGGTTATTCATCAG aaaattttaaagttaaagcaCTTGGAGGAAACAGTAGAAGAGTATTACAACATGATGAag GAACTTCAGCTTACAAATCAAGAGCTGAAGAAGCAGTTGGAGGAGGCACAGGATGAGGCCATATT CAATGCTCTGAATGACCGAATGgaaaaagaggaaggtttgCTCAGTTCCCCTCTGTCCTTTGCAGAGGAAATGAAGCTGCTGGCCTCCTCACTTGAAGTAGAAACCAGCATGTCAGATGCTATATATGTTAGACAC GTGGAAACGAATGACCAGGAGCTACTGAAACATGAAAGTTTCACAATAGACCTTCAGAAGAAGTG GTGCGCAGGTATCTTGGAGACATCACTTCACAGAGCagttctgtttgtattttgcattttcattttcactgttttggcCTTTGTGGCTTTAGTAGCCACTGCAAGAAACTATGACTTTTTCTCCTTAAATACCTTGTGGAACATTGCACATCTGATGTTTCAGCGTTACTGCAATGTGCACTATGGTGCATTACCTCCCGTTTGA
- the slc24a6a gene encoding sodium/potassium/calcium exchanger 3 isoform X1: MKAPRPTRLLLRLCVSGVGLLAAAWILQITHVTGSHGVISLSKRELIQKKEDTNQNDTRSAISEFPEDIFTLEQRRQGAVLLHVLCAIYMFHALAIVCDVYFVPSLEKVSENLHLSQDVAGATFMAAGSSAPELFTSLIGVFITKGDVGVGTIVGSAVFNILVIIGICGIFAGRPITLSWWPLFRDAVFYILSIVVLILVIYDEKVLWWETIIMISMYGIYIIIMKFNQPLCSLVERHCSRAGQPCLGSLRRTTAVGNAGDCDNDMVPLKPDSCLVASQDSGVVMVDELLNLHPHQLSFSERQMLIRARVGPEEGGASGEEGLGASGPWERENGTVAEGERQMLAGERERDKEVGGQTDGGAQPKEEEEEEDGQEEAQEENAPFKPFVLPVGWCVRLKWLLSWPVSVLLHYTIPKCNLPQWERWYLLTFLSSTLWIAVFSYLMVWMVTIISYTLGIPDVLMGITFLAAGTSVPDCIASLIVARQGMGDMAVSNSIGSNIFDVLLGLGFPWALRTLIVSYGSVVTINSKGLVYSVILLLASVILTVLCVHLNHWRLDRRLGLCLMLLYAIFLLCSIGFERL; this comes from the exons ATGAAGGCGCCGAGGCCGACACGGCTCCTCCTCCGGCTCTGCGTCTCTGGAGTCGGTCTGCTCGCAGCCGCCTGGATCTTGCAAATTACGCATGTTACAG GCTCCCATGGTGTCATTTCTCTGTCCAAGAGAGAGCTCATCCAGAAAAAAGAAGACACCAACCAAAATGACACTAGATCAG CTATCAGTGAGTTTCCTGAAGACATCTTTACTCTGGAGCAGAGGAGACAGGGAGCAGTACTGCTTCATGTTCTCTGC GCTATCTACATGTTTCATGCACTGGCCATCGTTTGTGATGTTTACTTTGTCCCATCACTAGAAAAAGTATCTGAG aACCTTCACCTCAGTCAGGATGTTGCTGGGGCAACTTTCATGGCAGCTGGGAGCTCTGCCCCCGAGCTCTTCACCTCTTTGATTG GGGTGTTTATCACCAAGGGAGATGTTGGTGTAGGAACTATCGTGGGATCCGCTGTTTTTAACATCCTGGTCATCATTGGCATCTGTGGCATCTTTGCTGGACGG CCAATCACTCTGAGCTGGTGGCCTCTGTTTCGTGATGCTGTCTTCTACATACTGTCCATAGTGGTGCTTATACTG GTGATCTATGACGAAAAAGTCCTGTG GTGGGAGACCATCATCATGATCTCTATGTATGGGATCTATATAATCATCATGAA GTTCAACCAACCTCTGTGCAGCCTGGTAGAGCGTCACTGCAGCAGGGCAGGGCAGCCATGCCTGGGCAGTCTGCGACGAACGACTGCCGTTGGAAATGCCGGAGACTGTGACAATGATATGGTGCCACTGAAGCCAG ACTCATGCTTGGTGGCCAGTCAGGATTCTGGAGTGGTGATGGTGGATGAGCTGCTGAACTTGCACCCCCACCAGCTTTCTTTCTCAGAG AGGCAGATGCTGATTCGGGCTCGGGTCGGCCCTGAGGAGGGGGGAGCTTCAGGGGAGGAGGGTTTGGGTGCTAGCGGGCCATGGGAGAGGGAAAATGGGACAGTGGCAGAAGGGGAAAGGCAGATGCTGGcaggagagagggaaagggaTAAAGAGGTGGGAGGACAGACAGATGGGGGAGCACAGCctaaagaggaagaagaggaagaggacggTCAGGAGGAAGCACAGGAGGAGAATGCTCCTTTCAAACCCTTCGTCCTTCCAG TTGGTTGGTGTGTGCGTCTGAAGTGGCTGCTCTCCTGGCCTGTGAGCGTCCTGCTTCACTACACCATCCCCAAGTGTAACCTTCCCCAGTGGGAGCGTTGGTACCTGCTCACCTTCCTGTCCTCCACGCTATGGATAGCTGTCTTCTCCTACCTCATGGTCTGGATg GTGACCATAATAAGCTACACACTTGGTATCCCAGATGTTCTCATGGGTATCACTTTTCTGGCAGCCGGCACCAGTGTCCCTGACTGTATAGCTAGCCTCATTGTTGCCCgacaag GGATGGGTGACATGGCCGTGTCCAACTCCATTGGCAGTAACATCTTTGATGTGTTGCTGGGCCTGGGGTTCCCCTGGGCACTGAGGACTCTCATAGTCAGCTATGGTTCAGTG gTGACAATCAATAGCAAAGGTCTGGTGTACTCAGTGATTCTGCTGTTGGCCTCAGTCATACTTACT GTCCTGTGTGTCCATCTTAACCACTGGAGATTGGACCGCAGGCTGGGACTTTGTCTCATGCTGCTATACgccatcttcctcctctgctccatCGGCTTCGAGAGGCTGTAG
- the LOC137134345 gene encoding centrosomal protein of 290 kDa-like isoform X3, translated as MEITEENMTQREVLEKMTELEYSLHHQRNLNAEMRLWLDIADDDIAQLRSENAALKKKVKDQAMTISVAQQVKTEPCRTLLANDLDVKRITDNNIKRLLKSLQLERDLDKISLNASKVAAQAFEQYMEEACSGLQHMDEVIHQKILKLKHLEETVEEYYNMMKELQLTNQELKKQLEEAQDEAIFNALNDRMEKEEGLLSSPLSFAEEMKLLASSLEVETSMSDAIYVRHVETNDQELLKHESFTIDLQKKWCAGILETSLHRAVLFVFCIFIFTVLAFVALVATARNYDFFSLNTLWNIAHLMFQRYCNVHYGALPPV; from the exons ATGGAGATAACTGAGGAAAACAT GACACAAAGAGAGGTTCTTGAAAAAATGACTGAGCTTGAATACAGCCTGCACCATCAGAGGAATCTGAATGCCGAGATGAGACTCTGGCTGGATATTGCAGATGATGATATTGCGCAGCTGCGTTCAGAGAATGCcgcccttaaaaaaaaagtgaaaga ccAGGCCATGACCATCAGTGTAGCACAGCAGGTTAAAACCGAGCCTTGTCGGACCCTCCTGGCCAATGACCTCGATGTAAAGAGAATCACTGATAACAACATAAAGAGATTG CTGAAGAGCCTTCAGCTAGAAAGAGACTTGGACAAGATCAGCCTAAACGCGTCCAAGGTTGCAGCTCAGGCTTTTGAG CAATACATGGAGGAGGCTTGCTCAGGACTGCAGCATATGGATGAGGTTATTCATCAG aaaattttaaagttaaagcaCTTGGAGGAAACAGTAGAAGAGTATTACAACATGATGAag GAACTTCAGCTTACAAATCAAGAGCTGAAGAAGCAGTTGGAGGAGGCACAGGATGAGGCCATATT CAATGCTCTGAATGACCGAATGgaaaaagaggaaggtttgCTCAGTTCCCCTCTGTCCTTTGCAGAGGAAATGAAGCTGCTGGCCTCCTCACTTGAAGTAGAAACCAGCATGTCAGATGCTATATATGTTAGACAC GTGGAAACGAATGACCAGGAGCTACTGAAACATGAAAGTTTCACAATAGACCTTCAGAAGAAGTG GTGCGCAGGTATCTTGGAGACATCACTTCACAGAGCagttctgtttgtattttgcattttcattttcactgttttggcCTTTGTGGCTTTAGTAGCCACTGCAAGAAACTATGACTTTTTCTCCTTAAATACCTTGTGGAACATTGCACATCTGATGTTTCAGCGTTACTGCAATGTGCACTATGGTGCATTACCTCCCGTTTGA
- the LOC137134345 gene encoding uncharacterized protein isoform X5, translated as MMILRSCVQRMPPLKKNQAMTISVAQQVKTEPCRTLLANDLDVKRITDNNIKRLLKSLQLERDLDKISLNASKVAAQAFEQYMEEACSGLQHMDEVIHQKILKLKHLEETVEEYYNMMKELQLTNQELKKQLEEAQDEAIFNALNDRMEKEEGLLSSPLSFAEEMKLLASSLEVETSMSDAIYVRHVETNDQELLKHESFTIDLQKKWCAGILETSLHRAVLFVFCIFIFTVLAFVALVATARNYDFFSLNTLWNIAHLMFQRYCNVHYGALPPV; from the exons ATGATGATATTGCGCAGCTGCGTTCAGAGAATGCcgcccttaaaaaaaaa ccAGGCCATGACCATCAGTGTAGCACAGCAGGTTAAAACCGAGCCTTGTCGGACCCTCCTGGCCAATGACCTCGATGTAAAGAGAATCACTGATAACAACATAAAGAGATTG CTGAAGAGCCTTCAGCTAGAAAGAGACTTGGACAAGATCAGCCTAAACGCGTCCAAGGTTGCAGCTCAGGCTTTTGAG CAATACATGGAGGAGGCTTGCTCAGGACTGCAGCATATGGATGAGGTTATTCATCAG aaaattttaaagttaaagcaCTTGGAGGAAACAGTAGAAGAGTATTACAACATGATGAag GAACTTCAGCTTACAAATCAAGAGCTGAAGAAGCAGTTGGAGGAGGCACAGGATGAGGCCATATT CAATGCTCTGAATGACCGAATGgaaaaagaggaaggtttgCTCAGTTCCCCTCTGTCCTTTGCAGAGGAAATGAAGCTGCTGGCCTCCTCACTTGAAGTAGAAACCAGCATGTCAGATGCTATATATGTTAGACAC GTGGAAACGAATGACCAGGAGCTACTGAAACATGAAAGTTTCACAATAGACCTTCAGAAGAAGTG GTGCGCAGGTATCTTGGAGACATCACTTCACAGAGCagttctgtttgtattttgcattttcattttcactgttttggcCTTTGTGGCTTTAGTAGCCACTGCAAGAAACTATGACTTTTTCTCCTTAAATACCTTGTGGAACATTGCACATCTGATGTTTCAGCGTTACTGCAATGTGCACTATGGTGCATTACCTCCCGTTTGA
- the LOC137134345 gene encoding uveal autoantigen with coiled-coil domains and ankyrin repeats protein-like isoform X6, whose translation MEITEENMTQREVLEKMTELEYSLHHQRNLNAEMRLWLDIADDDIAQLRSENAALKKKVKDQAMTISVAQQVKTEPCRTLLANDLDVKRITDNNIKRLQEEESTKIKEQNKKLSAELKSLQLERDLDKISLNASKVAAQAFEQYMEEACSGLQHMDEVIHQKILKLKHLEETVEEYYNMMKVETNDQELLKHESFTIDLQKKWCAGILETSLHRAVLFVFCIFIFTVLAFVALVATARNYDFFSLNTLWNIAHLMFQRYCNVHYGALPPV comes from the exons ATGGAGATAACTGAGGAAAACAT GACACAAAGAGAGGTTCTTGAAAAAATGACTGAGCTTGAATACAGCCTGCACCATCAGAGGAATCTGAATGCCGAGATGAGACTCTGGCTGGATATTGCAGATGATGATATTGCGCAGCTGCGTTCAGAGAATGCcgcccttaaaaaaaaagtgaaaga ccAGGCCATGACCATCAGTGTAGCACAGCAGGTTAAAACCGAGCCTTGTCGGACCCTCCTGGCCAATGACCTCGATGTAAAGAGAATCACTGATAACAACATAAAGAGATTG CAGGAGGAGGAATCCACAAAGATAAAGGAACAAAATAAGAAACTATCTGCAGAG CTGAAGAGCCTTCAGCTAGAAAGAGACTTGGACAAGATCAGCCTAAACGCGTCCAAGGTTGCAGCTCAGGCTTTTGAG CAATACATGGAGGAGGCTTGCTCAGGACTGCAGCATATGGATGAGGTTATTCATCAG aaaattttaaagttaaagcaCTTGGAGGAAACAGTAGAAGAGTATTACAACATGATGAag GTGGAAACGAATGACCAGGAGCTACTGAAACATGAAAGTTTCACAATAGACCTTCAGAAGAAGTG GTGCGCAGGTATCTTGGAGACATCACTTCACAGAGCagttctgtttgtattttgcattttcattttcactgttttggcCTTTGTGGCTTTAGTAGCCACTGCAAGAAACTATGACTTTTTCTCCTTAAATACCTTGTGGAACATTGCACATCTGATGTTTCAGCGTTACTGCAATGTGCACTATGGTGCATTACCTCCCGTTTGA
- the slc24a6a gene encoding sodium/potassium/calcium exchanger 3 isoform X2 yields the protein MKAPRPTRLLLRLCVSGVGLLAAAWILQITHVTGSHGVISLSKRELIQKKEDTNQNDTRSAISEFPEDIFTLEQRRQGAVLLHVLCNLHLSQDVAGATFMAAGSSAPELFTSLIGVFITKGDVGVGTIVGSAVFNILVIIGICGIFAGRPITLSWWPLFRDAVFYILSIVVLILVIYDEKVLWWETIIMISMYGIYIIIMKFNQPLCSLVERHCSRAGQPCLGSLRRTTAVGNAGDCDNDMVPLKPDSCLVASQDSGVVMVDELLNLHPHQLSFSERQMLIRARVGPEEGGASGEEGLGASGPWERENGTVAEGERQMLAGERERDKEVGGQTDGGAQPKEEEEEEDGQEEAQEENAPFKPFVLPVGWCVRLKWLLSWPVSVLLHYTIPKCNLPQWERWYLLTFLSSTLWIAVFSYLMVWMVTIISYTLGIPDVLMGITFLAAGTSVPDCIASLIVARQGMGDMAVSNSIGSNIFDVLLGLGFPWALRTLIVSYGSVVTINSKGLVYSVILLLASVILTVLCVHLNHWRLDRRLGLCLMLLYAIFLLCSIGFERL from the exons ATGAAGGCGCCGAGGCCGACACGGCTCCTCCTCCGGCTCTGCGTCTCTGGAGTCGGTCTGCTCGCAGCCGCCTGGATCTTGCAAATTACGCATGTTACAG GCTCCCATGGTGTCATTTCTCTGTCCAAGAGAGAGCTCATCCAGAAAAAAGAAGACACCAACCAAAATGACACTAGATCAG CTATCAGTGAGTTTCCTGAAGACATCTTTACTCTGGAGCAGAGGAGACAGGGAGCAGTACTGCTTCATGTTCTCTGC aACCTTCACCTCAGTCAGGATGTTGCTGGGGCAACTTTCATGGCAGCTGGGAGCTCTGCCCCCGAGCTCTTCACCTCTTTGATTG GGGTGTTTATCACCAAGGGAGATGTTGGTGTAGGAACTATCGTGGGATCCGCTGTTTTTAACATCCTGGTCATCATTGGCATCTGTGGCATCTTTGCTGGACGG CCAATCACTCTGAGCTGGTGGCCTCTGTTTCGTGATGCTGTCTTCTACATACTGTCCATAGTGGTGCTTATACTG GTGATCTATGACGAAAAAGTCCTGTG GTGGGAGACCATCATCATGATCTCTATGTATGGGATCTATATAATCATCATGAA GTTCAACCAACCTCTGTGCAGCCTGGTAGAGCGTCACTGCAGCAGGGCAGGGCAGCCATGCCTGGGCAGTCTGCGACGAACGACTGCCGTTGGAAATGCCGGAGACTGTGACAATGATATGGTGCCACTGAAGCCAG ACTCATGCTTGGTGGCCAGTCAGGATTCTGGAGTGGTGATGGTGGATGAGCTGCTGAACTTGCACCCCCACCAGCTTTCTTTCTCAGAG AGGCAGATGCTGATTCGGGCTCGGGTCGGCCCTGAGGAGGGGGGAGCTTCAGGGGAGGAGGGTTTGGGTGCTAGCGGGCCATGGGAGAGGGAAAATGGGACAGTGGCAGAAGGGGAAAGGCAGATGCTGGcaggagagagggaaagggaTAAAGAGGTGGGAGGACAGACAGATGGGGGAGCACAGCctaaagaggaagaagaggaagaggacggTCAGGAGGAAGCACAGGAGGAGAATGCTCCTTTCAAACCCTTCGTCCTTCCAG TTGGTTGGTGTGTGCGTCTGAAGTGGCTGCTCTCCTGGCCTGTGAGCGTCCTGCTTCACTACACCATCCCCAAGTGTAACCTTCCCCAGTGGGAGCGTTGGTACCTGCTCACCTTCCTGTCCTCCACGCTATGGATAGCTGTCTTCTCCTACCTCATGGTCTGGATg GTGACCATAATAAGCTACACACTTGGTATCCCAGATGTTCTCATGGGTATCACTTTTCTGGCAGCCGGCACCAGTGTCCCTGACTGTATAGCTAGCCTCATTGTTGCCCgacaag GGATGGGTGACATGGCCGTGTCCAACTCCATTGGCAGTAACATCTTTGATGTGTTGCTGGGCCTGGGGTTCCCCTGGGCACTGAGGACTCTCATAGTCAGCTATGGTTCAGTG gTGACAATCAATAGCAAAGGTCTGGTGTACTCAGTGATTCTGCTGTTGGCCTCAGTCATACTTACT GTCCTGTGTGTCCATCTTAACCACTGGAGATTGGACCGCAGGCTGGGACTTTGTCTCATGCTGCTATACgccatcttcctcctctgctccatCGGCTTCGAGAGGCTGTAG
- the LOC137134345 gene encoding myosin heavy chain, embryonic smooth muscle isoform-like isoform X1, with translation MEITEENMTQREVLEKMTELEYSLHHQRNLNAEMRLWLDIADDDIAQLRSENAALKKKVKDQAMTISVAQQVKTEPCRTLLANDLDVKRITDNNIKRLQEEESTKIKEQNKKLSAELKSLQLERDLDKISLNASKVAAQAFEQYMEEACSGLQHMDEVIHQKILKLKHLEETVEEYYNMMKELQLTNQELKKQLEEAQDEAIFNALNDRMEKEEGLLSSPLSFAEEMKLLASSLEVETSMSDAIYVRHVETNDQELLKHESFTIDLQKKWCAGILETSLHRAVLFVFCIFIFTVLAFVALVATARNYDFFSLNTLWNIAHLMFQRYCNVHYGALPPV, from the exons ATGGAGATAACTGAGGAAAACAT GACACAAAGAGAGGTTCTTGAAAAAATGACTGAGCTTGAATACAGCCTGCACCATCAGAGGAATCTGAATGCCGAGATGAGACTCTGGCTGGATATTGCAGATGATGATATTGCGCAGCTGCGTTCAGAGAATGCcgcccttaaaaaaaaagtgaaaga ccAGGCCATGACCATCAGTGTAGCACAGCAGGTTAAAACCGAGCCTTGTCGGACCCTCCTGGCCAATGACCTCGATGTAAAGAGAATCACTGATAACAACATAAAGAGATTG CAGGAGGAGGAATCCACAAAGATAAAGGAACAAAATAAGAAACTATCTGCAGAG CTGAAGAGCCTTCAGCTAGAAAGAGACTTGGACAAGATCAGCCTAAACGCGTCCAAGGTTGCAGCTCAGGCTTTTGAG CAATACATGGAGGAGGCTTGCTCAGGACTGCAGCATATGGATGAGGTTATTCATCAG aaaattttaaagttaaagcaCTTGGAGGAAACAGTAGAAGAGTATTACAACATGATGAag GAACTTCAGCTTACAAATCAAGAGCTGAAGAAGCAGTTGGAGGAGGCACAGGATGAGGCCATATT CAATGCTCTGAATGACCGAATGgaaaaagaggaaggtttgCTCAGTTCCCCTCTGTCCTTTGCAGAGGAAATGAAGCTGCTGGCCTCCTCACTTGAAGTAGAAACCAGCATGTCAGATGCTATATATGTTAGACAC GTGGAAACGAATGACCAGGAGCTACTGAAACATGAAAGTTTCACAATAGACCTTCAGAAGAAGTG GTGCGCAGGTATCTTGGAGACATCACTTCACAGAGCagttctgtttgtattttgcattttcattttcactgttttggcCTTTGTGGCTTTAGTAGCCACTGCAAGAAACTATGACTTTTTCTCCTTAAATACCTTGTGGAACATTGCACATCTGATGTTTCAGCGTTACTGCAATGTGCACTATGGTGCATTACCTCCCGTTTGA